In one window of Arachis ipaensis cultivar K30076 chromosome B06, Araip1.1, whole genome shotgun sequence DNA:
- the LOC107646999 gene encoding uncharacterized protein LOC107646999, which yields MTLRVNNEKITLNVFQEIQHTVEEKSCMRVEEEDLHWKEKPNEALISSPSKQKTNNGEEQKEKEDVKNEKRRQEESEELIIRKTDPDIKPVVKTEEPPKKGKKSKKRIPKG from the coding sequence ATGACTTTGAGGGTAAATAATGAGAAGATCACTCTAAATGTCTTCCAGGAAATACAGCATACTGTTGAAGAGAAAAGCTGCATgagggttgaagaagaagatttaCATTGgaaagaaaaacccaatgaagCACTAATCAGCTCACCTTCAAAGCAAAAGACAAACAATGGAGAAGAACAAAAGGAAAAGGAAGATGTAAAGAATGAGAAGAGAAGGCAGGAAGAAAGTGAGGAGTTGATCATAAGGAAGACAGACCCTGATATAAAGCCTGTTGTAAAGACAGAAGAGCcaccaaagaaaggaaagaagagcaaGAAAAGGATTCCAAAAGGATGA
- the LOC107646998 gene encoding uncharacterized protein LOC107646998, whose protein sequence is MEEQSQEQRKIVKTYTPPLPYPQRLQKELKDQQFTKFLEVFKKLKINIPLAEALEKMPLYAKFLKELINKKRRWNEKETVILTQECSAVIQEGLPPKLKDPGSFFLPCTIGNIIIDKALCDLGSSINLMPLSMMRRLSIEEVKPTQMSLELVDRSLVILKGVIENLLVRVGKFIFPADFVIMNLGEEGNDSIILGRPFLAAARAIIDVE, encoded by the coding sequence ATGGAGGAGCaatcacaagaacagaggaagatAGTGAAGACTTACACCCCTCCtctgccataccctcaaagattACAGAAGGAGCTCAAAGATCAACAATTTACGAAGTTCCTAGAGGTTTTCAAGAAGCTGAAAATTAATATTCCTCTTGCTGAAGCATTGGAGAAAATGCCCTTGTATGCAAAGTTCTTAAAagaacttatcaacaagaagaggagatggaatGAAAAAGAGACAGTGATCTTGACACAAGAATGCAGTGCGGTGATCCAAGAAGGcctcccaccaaaactcaaagatcctgggagcttcttcTTGCCTTGTACCATTGGTAACATAATCATTGACAAGGcactgtgtgatttaggatcCAGTATCAACctaatgcctttgtctatgatGAGAAGGCTATCTATAGAAGAAGTAAAGCCTACACAGATGTCATTGGAGCTAGTGGATAGATCTCTGGTAATTCTCAAGGGGGTGATTGAAAATCTCTTGGTCAGAGTAGGGAAATTcatatttccagcagattttgtaatcATGAACTTAGGTGAAGAGGGGAATGACTCTATTATattgggaagacctttcctggcagcagcaagggccatcattgatgtggaatAA